ACTGGGCGACAACGCGTACGCGTCCGGCACCGAGACCGAGTTCCAGACCAACCTCTTCACCCCCATGGCCGCCCTGCTCGCGCAGGTGCCCATGTTCGCCACGCCCGGCAATCACGAGTACGTCACGAACGAGGCCCAGCCCTACCTGGACAACCTCTACCTGCCCACCAACAACGCGGAGAGCTCGGAGCGCTACTACTCGTTCGACTGGGGCCACGTGCACTTCGTGTCCATCGACTCGAACTGCGCCGTGGGCCTGGCGTCCGCGTCCAAGTGCACGCTCGCCGCGCAGAAGGCGTTCGTGGAGAAGGACCTGGCCGCCACCAAGCAGCCGTGGAAGGTCGTCTTCTTCCACCACCCGTCCTGGTCCAGCGGCGAGCACGGCTCGCAGCTCACCATGCGCCGCCAGTTCGGCCCCCTCTTCGAGAAGTACGGCGTGGACCTGGTCCTCACCGGCCACGACCACGACTACGAGCGCAGCAAGCCCATGCTCGGTGACGCCGAGGCCGGCAAGGGCGAGCAGGGCATCCCCTACCTCGTCGTCGGCGGCGGCGGCGCCACCCTGCGCACGTTCGCCACGTCACGCCCCTCCTGGAGCGTCATCCGTGACGACGCGGCCCACGGCTTCCTCGACGTGGACGTCGTGGAGGGCACCCTCACCGCGAAGCTCGTGAAGACGGATGGCGGCATCCTGGACACGCTCACCCTCTCCAAGACGCTGCCCGCGCAGCCGGAAGCGCCGCGGGGCACGCTGAACGTCGCCGTCGACAGCGCCAGCGGCACCGCGCCCCACACGGCCGCGTTCACCGCGACGGCCTCCCAGTCCGGCGCCACCGTCACCTGGGACTTCGGAGACGGCGCCACCGCCGAGGGCACTCAGGCGCAGCACGTCTTCGCCCAGGCCGGCACCTACACGGTGACGGCCACGGCCACCGTCCAGGGCGCCGCCCCGCTGACGTCCACCACCGTCGTCACCGTGACCTCCAGCGGCACCGGAACCACCGACCCCGGCACCGGCACCGGCGAGGACCCCGGTACCACGCCTTCCGACCCCGACCCCCGCCCCGAGCTTCCGGCCACGCCCACGACGCCAGGCGTCACGCCGGGGGCTGACGACTCAAACGGGGGCGGTGGCTGCGCCGCCGGCCCCTCCGCCGCCCTGATTCCCGCCGCCGCGGCCCTCGTGGCCGGGCTCGTGCGCCGCCGTCGCCGGAACCGCTGAGCCCTCCCCGGAGGCGCGCCGCCCGGACTGGTCCGACTGTCGGACCAGTTCGGCCCCCTCCGGCGCCGGAAGCCGATGAGCCCGCCCCGGAGGCGCGCCGCCCGGACTGGTCCGACTGTCGGACCAGTTCGCTCCCTGCCGGGCCCGGGGGCGGACCGCAGGCCCCGAAAAGCCCCCTGAAGCGGCGCCCAGACGCCTCCGGCCGGTCCCTCCAGGGCCTTCCGGGGGCGTCTTTTGCGTTCCCTGCTTGTCAAGCCTGCCCGGGGGATGCGAAGGCCCATGCGACATGGCCACGACTCGCAAGCCTGGACCTTCCCGCGGTGCCGCCCCCAAGTCGGGCGGGCCCCGTACGTCCCGCCCTGGCGCTCCGAAGAAGCGCAAGGACGCCAAGGGACGCGCTGACAAACCGAAGATGAGCCGCGCCCAGCACGAACGCGCGCGCCCCAACCCCAACCGACCCCTGCGCGAGGACCTCATCCTCCAGGCGTGTCTGGAGGCCTACGGCGGCGTGCGGCGCGAGGGCCGCCTGTCCGACCGCGCGCTGGAGTTCGTGCTGCGCCGCAAGACGGCCCTCTACTCCACCGAGCGCCGCGCCGTGGCCGAGCGCGTCTACGCGCTGCTGCGCCGCCAGCGCACCGTGGACTTCCTCCTGGAGAGGTCGCACCGGAAGTTCGACGCGCTGGACGCCACGCGCCAGGACGTCATGCGGCTGGCCGCGTCCCGCATCCTCCACGGCGAGGACCCCACCTACGTCGCGCGCTCCAGCGGGCTCACCGGCCCGGACGTGTCCGTGCTCGACCGCCTGCCGGACGCCGCCGCGGAGCTGGACGCCCTGCCGGAGGCGAAGCGCTTCCCCATCGCCGCGTCGCTGCCGGACTTCCTCGCCGACCGCTTCCGCGCCGTCTTCGGCAAGGACGCCGCGCGCGCCGCCGAGGCCATGAACGAGCGCGCCCCGCTCATCGTCCGCGCCAACACGCTCAAGGGCGACCGCGCCCAGCTCCAGGAGCGCCTGGCCGCCGAGGACGTGGAGTCCACGAAGCCCACCGCGCTGTCCCCCTTCGGCCTCGTCATGGAGACGCGGCTCAACCTCTTCTCCCTCCAGGACTTCAAGGACGGCGGGTTCGAGATCCAGGACGAGGGCAGCCAGCTCCTGGGCATGCTCGTGGACGCGCCCCCCACCCGCGTGGTGGACGCGTGCGCGGGCGCGGGCGGCAAGACGCTCCAGCTGGCCGCGCAGATGAAGAACCGCGGCGACCTGCACGCGCTGGACGTGGACGAGGGCCGCATGGAGGACCTGCGCAAGCGCGCGCGCCGCGCCGGCGTGCACAACGTGCGCACGCAGCTCATCCCCCACGAGGGCCCGGACGCGGACGCCGCGCTCACGCCGCTCAAGGGGCTGGCGGACCGCGTGCTGGTGGACGCGCCGTGCAGCGGCACCGGCACCTTCCGCCGCAAGCCGGACGCGCGCTACCGCCTCACGCCGGAGGACCTGGAGATGCACGTGGGCCGGCAGAAGGCGCTGCTCGCGCGCTTCGCCATGCTGGTGAAGCCGGGCGGCCGGCTCATCTACGGCACGTGCAGCGTGCTGCGCGAGGAGAACGAGAACGTGGTGGAGGACTTCCTGTCCAAGCACCCCGACTTCAGCGTGCGCCCCGTGGCGGAGGTGCTGGGCGCGGAGCTGGGCGCGAAGCTGGGGCCCGGCCCCTTCCTGCGGCTGGCCCCGCACACCCACGGCACCGACGGCTTCTTCGGCGCCGTGCTCGTCAAGGCGAAGTAACCCCGCCGTCCCCAGAGAAGGAAGAAAGGCGCTCCGTCCATGCCGCTCGCCGTCCGCTACCACGTCGCCATGCCCCGCCCGCATGCGCACCTGTTCGAGGTGGAGGCCGCCTTCCCCGCGGGGCCGGACGTGCTCGACGCGGTGATGCCGGTGTGGACGCCGGGCAGCTACCTGGTGCGCGAGTACGCCCGCCAGGTGCAGGACGTCACCGCGCAGGGCCCGGACGGACAGCCCCTGCCGGTGCGCCGCGTGGACAAGCGCACCTGGCGCGTGGACGCGAGGGGGCAGGCCGTCACCCTGCGCTACCGCGTCTACGCGAACGAGCTGTCCGTGCGCACCAGCCACCTGGACGGCAGCCACGCCTACTTCAACGGCGCCACCGTGTTCCTCTACACGGAGGGCACGCGCGCCCTGCCCCACCACGTCACCGTGGACGCGCCCCAGGGCTGGCGCACGTTCTGCGCGCTGGACTCGGAAGGGGCCACCTTCCACGCGCCGGACTACGACACGCTCGTGGACAGCCCCTTCGAGGTGGGCCCGCACACGCCGCTCACCTTCACCGCCGCGGGCGTGCCGCATGAGGTGGTGGTGTGGGGCGACAGCGTGCCGGACGCGGAGCGGCTGTGCGCGGACATGCAGCGCATCTGCGAGGCCCAGGCGCGCATGTACGAAGGCCTGCCGCTGAAGCGCTACCTGTTCCTCGTCTACCTCACCGACAAGGGCCGCGGCGGGCTGGAGCACCAGGCCTCCACCGCGCTGCTCTTCCCGCGCACGGGCCTGTCCTCGAACCGGGGCTGGGAGGACTTCCTCACGCTGGTGGCGCACGAGTACTTCCACCTGTGGAACATCAAGCGGGTGAAGCCGCGCGCGCTGGTGCCGTTCGACTACTCGCAGGAGAACTACACCACGCTCCTGTGGGCCTTCGAGGGCGGCACCGCGTACTACGACAACCTCTTCGTGCGCCGCGCGGGCCTGATGTCCGCCTCGCGCTACCTGGCCCGCCTGGGGGAGACGCTCAGCCTGCTGCACTCCACCCCGGGCCGCCGCGTGCAGACGCTCACGGAGGCGTCGCTCGTCAGCTGGGTGAAGCACTACCGCCCGGACGAGCACTCCACCAACAGCGCCATCTCCTACTACCTGAAGGGCGAGGTCGTCTGCGCGCTGCTGGACCTGGAGGTGCGCCGCGCCACCCGCGACGCCCGGTGCCTGGATGACGTCATGCGGTTGCTGTGGCAACGCCATGGCGACGGCTCCGGCGTGCCGGAGGACGGCGTGGAGAAGGCCGCGAGCGAGGTGGCGGGCGTGGACCTGACGCCCTTCTTCGACCAGGCGGTGCGCTCCACGGACGACCTGGACTACGGCGTCTTCGCGCACGTGGGGCTGGAGCTGTCCTTCCGCATGCGGGAGGCCCCCAACGACAAGGGCGGCACGCCGCCGCGCCTCAAGGGCGAGCCCCGGCCGAAGGGCTGGCTGGGCGTCACGGTGCGCGGCTCCTCCACGCTCTCCACCGTGCCGGAGGGCACGCCCGCGCTGGAGGCCGGCCTGTACCCGGAGGACGACGTGGTGGCGCTGGACGGCTGGCGCGTGGACGGCGCGGGGCTCATCGCCCGCTGCGAGGACAAGCGCCCCGGCGACACCGTGCGGGTGACGCTGTTCCGCCGCGACCGCCTGCTGGAGGTGCCGGTGGTGCTGGGCCAGAAGCCCGCGGACGCCGCGTGGCTCCAGCGCGTGGAGCGCCCCACGGACGCGCAGAAGGCCGCGTTCCAGGCGTGGCTGGGCGCCCCCTGGGATGAGACTCCCGGCCCGGCGTAGGCTTGCCGGCCGCATGGCCGCCTCCCTCCCCGCCCCACCCCGCTGCACCGGCCACCCGGACGCCGCCGCCGGCTGGCGCTGTGAACACTGCGAGGCCGCGCTGTGCCCCGCGTGCGTGGAGTCGCGGCGCATGGGCACGGTGGAGTACTCCGTGTGCGCGCGGTGCGGAGGCTCGGCGAGCGTGCTCCTGCGCCCACGCTCGGGGCGCGCCCTCCGGAGCCGGCTGCTGGAGGCGCTGCGCTTTCCGTTCAGCGGACCGGGCCTCCAGAGGCTCATGGCCGTCAGCGGGGTGCTGGCCGTGCTGCACATGCTCGCGGTGGGCGTGCGCATCCTCCACGTGCTGCCCATGACGCTCGCGCTGGGCGTCTTCTGGTCCGCCTTCTTCGCGCTCGTGCGCGGCGCGGCCCGGGGTGACGCGGATCCGGAGGGGCCCGGCTTCACCAGCCTCGTCCAGGACAACCTCGTGCCGGGCCTGCGCGGCCTGGGCGTCACCGTGGGCGTCTTCCTGCCCGCGCTCGCGCGCGCCTGGCACCTGCTGCCGCCCGTGTCCGGGTTCAGCGTCATCGTCCGGCTCCTGTACCCGCTGGAGACCCTGTGGGTGCCTGACGTGAGGGGCGACCCGCTCTTCTGGGGGCTCGCGGGCCTGGGACTGCTGTGGCTGCCGTGGGCGCTGCTGCTGGCCGCCACCTCACAGTCGGTGCGCGCCGCGCTGAACCCCTTGCGCACGCTCGGGTGCGTCCGGGCGGTGGGGCTCGACGCGGGGCTCGTGACGGAAGTGTTCGTGCTGCTGGCGCTGGTCCACGGCGGGCTGCACTGGGGCGCGGCGTGGGTCGTCGGGTTGGAGCTTCCCTTCGCGTCCGGGCTCATCGCGCAGGTCCTCACCTGCCTGATGCCCTTCAGCGCCGCGAGCCTGCTGGGGCTCGTGCTGTACGTGCACGGGGACGCGCTGGGCTACCTGCCCGCGCGCGACTTCCTGGAGCCCACGCTGGGGGACACCGCGCCCCAGCGCACGCCCACGGCCCTGCGCGAGTTTCCGGGGCTCCCCTCCCCGGACTCCCCGGAGCCCGGCGCCGTCGACGCCGAAGCCACCCGCGTCCAGCAGCTGGCCGAGCTGGGCGCGGCGGTGGCGGCGCGCGACGTGGCGAAGGCGCTGGCGCTGTACGGTGTGCTGCACGTTCTGCCCCGCCTGGAGCTTTCGCCGGCGCACCATCTGTTCATTGGCCAGGCCGCGGCGGTGGAAGGAGATTTCCCACTGTCGGTCAAAGCTTTGGAAGCCGCGGCGGACACGGCGCCGGATGAGCCCACCGCGCCGCGCGCGCTGGTGCTCCTGGCGCGCGTGCAGGGGGAGAAGTTGGGAAACGCGGTGCGCGCGGAGGAAATCTACCGGTACATCCTGCATCGCTATCCGGACACCGATGCGGCACGTTTTGCCCATGCGCGGCTGCCGCCCGCCGCCTGACACATGCATTGCAGCACCCGTCCCCCGGTACCAGATTCACGGCATGGGACGGGTCGGGGGCGTGGGGATGCGGAAGCAGTTGAGGACGTATGGATGGTTGGGGCTCCTCGCGAGCGTGCTGCTGACGGGCTGTGATGACGCCCCCAGCGCGAACCGGCACGAGGACACCTGCGCGGAGCCGCTGTCGCTGCGCGTGGAGGTGATGTCGTCGGACGGCGCGTACATCCAGGGCGCGTCCGTGACGGCCACCAACCTGGAGAGCAACGTCAGCATCACCGGCGTGACGGATGACCGCGGCGTCACCACGGCCATCAACGAAACGCTCGCGCCCAGCCCCATCCGCGTGATGGCCACGGCGGGCTCGCACGTGACGCCCGCGGAGCGCGTGGAGTGGACGTGCGACGGGTGTCACTGCACGCCTGTTCCCGCCACGGTGACGCTCCATCTCAAGGATTGAGCCGGAAGACCCGCCAGTGAGGGCCGGAGCGCGCGGAAAATCCGCTGCTCCGGCCCGTCGGGCGGTTGTGCACACCTGCCCGTGCGCGGTACCACTTACGCCATGCGTCAAGTCCGCATGCGCGCCTCCGCGTCGGTCCGGCCCTCCTCCCGCCTCGCCGCCCGCCCGTCTGGCCTGACGGCGTGCGAGCGGGCGTGTTGTCGCGGCACTGGTGTTCCCCCACTCCAGTAAGCCGTGCAACCGCGCTACCCGACGGGTAGGCAATCCCGAAGGTCCCCCATGTCCGCAGAGAGTGTGCAGGCGCTGCTTGAATGCTCGGTCACCGAGCTGACCGGGCGGTTCGTCACCCAGGCGCAGCCGCTCCCCCAGGGGCTGCTGGAGGCGCTGGAAGCAGATCCACGCCAGGGCGCGCAGGCGCTCGCGCGGAAGCTGCGCTCGCGGCAGGAGAAGAACCGCGCGGAAGGTCAGCGGCTGCGGCACCTGCTGAAGTTCGAGACGGAGCTGTGGGAGCAGGGTCTCTTGAAGGTGGCGGGCGTGGACGAGGCGGGCATGGCGCCGCTCGCGGGCCCCGTCGTCGCGGCGGCGGCCATCCTGCCCAGGGGCTACAAGCTCAAGGGGCTGGATGACTCGAAGAAGATATTGGACCCGGACAAGCGCGAGGCGCTGGCGGAGGCCCTCAAGCGCGACGTGGTGGCGTGGGCGGTGGGCCGGGCGGAGGTGGATGAGATTGATCAAATCAACATCTACCACGCGGGCCTGCTGGCCATGCGGCGCGCGGTGGAGGGGCTGGGGCTGACGCCGGACTACGTGCTGGTGGACGCGCGCACGATTCCCCAGTGCCCCTCTCCGCAGCGGGGGATCATCAAGGGGGACTCGCTGTCGTTGAGCATCGCGGCGGCGTCCGTGCTGGCGAAGACGACGCGCGACCGGCTGATGGCGGAGCTGGACGCGCAGTACCCCGGCTACGGGCTGGCGGCGCACAAGGGCTACCCCACCGCGCAGCACGTGCAGGCCATCCAGGCCCGGGGCGTGCTGCCCATCCACCGCCGGAGCTTCGGCCCGGTGCGCGAGGCGCTCGGACTGGCGCAGCCCTCCGGGCCCGTCCCGATGCAGTCGGAGCTGTTCGCCGCTACTCCTGTTCCGATGGCGAAGCGATGAGCGCGGACAGGGACATCGACGGGTGGCTGGCGGAGCGGGGCGTCACGCTGATGGACGCGCGCGCGCGGGCGAGGGGCGTGCTGGAAGAGGTGGGGCTCACGCGGCCGGGCAAGGCGCGGATGAGCGAGCCCAAGCTCCTGCGAGCAGCCGAGGTGCTGGCCGAGCGCTTCTTCCAGGTGTGCGCGGATGCGGCCTGCCTCCAGGTGGCGTCGGCGAGCGGCCGGGAGCCCCTGCGGGTGGAGCCCCGGAGCCACTGCGCGCGGTGCGGCGGCTCCGCCAACCGGCGCGCGGAGGTGGCGTTCCTGGAGATGTGCCACCAGCGCGGCGTGCAGCGCGTGGTGGTGGTGGGCGGCTCGCCCGCGGTGCGCGAGGAGCTGGAGACGAAGCTGGGCGGGCACATCTCCCTGCGCATGGTGGACGGCACGGAGCGCCGCACCGCGGACCGTGCGAAGAGCGACCTGGAGTGGGCGGACCTGGTGCTGGTGTGGGGCGCCACGGAGCTGCATCACAAGGTGTCCAGCCATTACACGCACCTGGCCTCCGCGCATCACCGCAAGGTGGTGCACGTGGTGCGCCGGGGCGTGGCCGCGCTGCTGGATGAGGCGATGATCCACCTGCAGCGCGCGCGCTGAGGGAGCAAGGCAAACACAGACACGCCGGAGTCCTGGGGGGACGCCCTCCTCCACAAGGACCCGTTCCTCCCGCGGGCCCATATTGACAGTCTCCTGTCATCTTGACAGGTTCCTGTCCATGCCACCCCTGACCCGGAAAGCAGAGACCTTCAGCGCCCTGGTGCTGGAGGTGTTCCAACTGAATGGGCGGCTGCTCCAGGCCGGGGATCGGCTGAGCGCCCCGGCGGGATTGACGAGCGCCCGCTGGCAGGTGCTGGGCGTCATTGACCACGGCCCCGCGACGGTGGCGGCGGTGGCACGCACGATGGGGCTTGCGCGGCAGAGCGTGCAGCAGACGGCGGACGCGCTCGCGAGCGACGGGTTCGTGGAGTACGTCGAAAACCCGCATCACCAGCGTGCGAAGTGCGTCTCACTCACCGCCGCCGGGCGCCGCGCCTTGCGCAAGGTCGAGCTGGCGCAAGCCGAGTGGGCGGACCGGATGGCCGCGAGCCTCGCTCCAGCGCTCCTGGCCTCGGCGCTCAAGGGACTCCGTGAAGCGCGCCTGCGTCTGGAGAAGGACCTGTCCGTGGAGGAGCGCCTCCATGAAGGGTGACACATCCATCCCCCTGCTCCCTTGCGTGGAGCTCGCGCCGACGCTCGAGTTCTATGCCCTGCTGGGGTTCGAGGTGACGTACCAGCAGCGGGCTCCGAACCCCTACGCGGCGACCCGGCGGGGTGGCGCCCAGCTCCACTTCTTCGGCCTGAAGGGGTTGGATCCACTGAAGGCCTTCAGCAGTTGTCTGATCATCGTGGACGAGGTGGAGGAGCTGCACGCGCGCTTCCTGGCCGCGCTGCGAACGGCCCATGGCCGGATTCCCCTCCGGGGTCTCCCGCGAATGACTCGCATGAGGAAGGGGCAGACGCGCTTCACCGTCGTCGACCCCTCCGGCAACTCCGTCATGTTCATCCGGAGGGACGAGCCGAGCGGCTACGGAGACGACGCGGACGCCTCGACCACCGTCCTCGGCAAGGCCCTCAAGACCGCCCGGCGCCTGCGCGACTTCAAGGGCGATGACGCCGCGGCCGCGAAGGTCCTGGACGTGGCGCTGAAGAAGGTCGGCGCCGGGACGACGATGGAGCGGGCACGGGCACTCGTGGCCCGGGCGGAGCTGGCCGTGGCCCTGGGGGACACGCCTGACGCCCTGGAGCGGGTGCGGGACCTCGGCGCCCTTCCGCTCTCGGAGGCAGAGCACGAGGCGCTCCGCTTGGAGTTGGAGGCCTCCGGATCGAATCTTCCATCGCCCGTCACGTAGATGGGAGCCGCCCGAGCAGTGCGCCAGGCACCCCAGACTTCGTCCGCTACGCGGAGGCCTACGGCGCACGCGGACCCGGGCGAGCGTCTGGATTTCGTCGCGGACCGCATCGCCCAGGGGGCCTTCTTCCAGGCGGGGCAGGGCTGCATCTCGGTGCAGCGTGTGCTCGCGCATGAGTCGCTGTACGACGCGCTGCGGGAGCGGAGCTCGAACGGGCGCGGGCCTTGCTGCGGTTGCTGTTGCTGCGCCAGGGGTGAGCCTCCCTGTCCGCGGGCTTTCTGGCAGAGTGGGTGCTTTCGCTGGGGGGCCCGCCATGCAGAGCAGTGCCATCACCGAGGTGTTCCTGCCGATTGCCCTGGGGGTGATCATGCTCGGCCTTGGGCTGAGCCTCACCCTCGCGGACTTCCGCCGCGTGGCGTTGTATCCGCGCGCGGCGCTGGTGGGCCTGGGCTGTCAGACGCTGCTCATGCCTGGGGTCTGTTACGCCATCGCGACCGGCTTCGGGCTGCCTCCGCAGCTCGCCGTGGGGTTGATGCTGCTCTCCGCCACGCCGGGCGGCGCGACCGCGAACCTGTTCAGCCATCTGGCCAAGGGCGATGTCGCGCTGAACGTCAGCCTGACGGCGGTCAACAGCGTGCTGTCGCTGCTCACGCTGCCGCTCATCGTGAACTTCTCCCTGGCGCACTTCATGGGGGAGGAGCGGGCCATTCCGTTGCAGTTCGCCAAGATCGTCCAGGTGTTCGGCATCGTCCTGGTGCCCATCTCGCTGGGAATGTGGGTGCGCGCGAAGCGGCCGGCGCTCGCGGAGGGCCTGGACCGGCCCGTGCGCATCGTCTCGGCGCTGTTCCTGGTGCTCGTGGTGCTCGCGGCGACCCTCAAGGAGCGGGATCAGCTGGTCATGTACTTCCAGAGCGTGGGGCTCGCGGCGCTTGCCTTCAACCTGGCCAGCATGGCGGTGGGCTTCGTGGTGCCCGTCCTGCTGCGCGTCGAGCGCAAGCAGGCGGTGGCGATCGCGATGGAGGTGGGCATCCACAACGGCACGCTCGCCATCGCCATCGCCTCCAGCCCCCGGTTGCTCAATGACGGCGTGATGGCCATCCCCGCGGCCATCTACAGCGTCATCATGTTCTTCACCGCCGGAGTCTTCGGCGCCCTGATGGCCCGGAGACAGGCCGCGGGCGCGACCGCGGAGGCCCTCCATCCGCGTCAGGTTCCCTGAACGCCTTCGCCCATGCCTCCACTGAGACCGCCCTCATCAAGAACCCGGGCCCTGGTGACGGACTGGGATTCGAGCAGGGGATGGTTTGCCGTGGTCCTCGTGTGTCTGACGGGGCTTGTCGCATGTGATAACGGCAGGGGTCTGGAAGTAGAGGGCGGTGACTCCCTGGCCCAGGTGGAGGCCGCGCTCGACGGAGGGAGCGTGGAGCTGCGCTCGAACGTGCTGAATGGCACGGTGCGGCTCACCAACCAGAATCCAGAGGTGTTGGCGGTGCTGGCGGCGGACCCCTGGGTCCATGACGCAGGCACCGTCACCGCCACGAGTACGGCGCCCGCGGGGTTCCGGGCCATCGCGAGTCCCGCCGAGCGCATCAGCCCGCTGGAGTACCGCTTCGAGATGTTGGTGGAAGCAGGCGCGGGGGGAGACGCGGGCGTCGTCTATGACGTCCAGGCCACGCGGGGAGGTTACGAACATCCCAGGCTGTCCGGCTCGTCTGGCCAGGCGCGTATGACGAGGTCGTCGCCATGGCCGCGTGCAACGCCAGCGCGGAGCCCTGGGAATACTCCGCGTGGGGCAGGGCGGTGGATGCCACCGGTCCCGGCGAGAACGTCTGGACGGCCCAACCCGGCGACAAGGTCGAGCAGAGCAGCGGCACCTCGTATGCGACGGCGACCGTCGCGGGGATCGCCGCGCTCTGGCTGGGCTACCGCGTACAACTACCTTGACGCTCACCGGATCCTGCCCCGTCCTTCCTCCTCTAGCAGGCTGTTGAGAAACCCCTCCAAGGGCTCGCCCCCCCGCACCGTGGCGTGGTGTCCTCCGCGTCACGGAGGGATTGATGCGCGGACGGCCCAAGCAGCAGACGACGCTCTTCAGCTTGAGGACGCCGGGGGATCGAGTCCCAGCGAGCCATCCGCTGCGCAGGGTGAAGGACATGGCGGACGCCGCGCTGGCGGCGCTCTCGCCGACGTTCGATGCGATGTACAGCGGTACCGGCCGGCCGAGCATTCCGCCGGAGCAGTTGCTGAAGTCCTGCCTGCTCATGGCGTTCTACTCGGTGAGAAGCGAGCGGCTGTTCTGCGAGCAGCTCGACGACAACCTCCTCTTCCGGTGGTTCCTCGACATGGGGATGGAGGACGTCTGCTTCGACCACAGCACCTTCTCGCAGAAC
This genomic stretch from Corallococcus caeni harbors:
- a CDS encoding bleomycin resistance protein gives rise to the protein MKGDTSIPLLPCVELAPTLEFYALLGFEVTYQQRAPNPYAATRRGGAQLHFFGLKGLDPLKAFSSCLIIVDEVEELHARFLAALRTAHGRIPLRGLPRMTRMRKGQTRFTVVDPSGNSVMFIRRDEPSGYGDDADASTTVLGKALKTARRLRDFKGDDAAAAKVLDVALKKVGAGTTMERARALVARAELAVALGDTPDALERVRDLGALPLSEAEHEALRLELEASGSNLPSPVT
- a CDS encoding MarR family winged helix-turn-helix transcriptional regulator, producing the protein MPPLTRKAETFSALVLEVFQLNGRLLQAGDRLSAPAGLTSARWQVLGVIDHGPATVAAVARTMGLARQSVQQTADALASDGFVEYVENPHHQRAKCVSLTAAGRRALRKVELAQAEWADRMAASLAPALLASALKGLREARLRLEKDLSVEERLHEG
- a CDS encoding M61 family metallopeptidase — its product is MPLAVRYHVAMPRPHAHLFEVEAAFPAGPDVLDAVMPVWTPGSYLVREYARQVQDVTAQGPDGQPLPVRRVDKRTWRVDARGQAVTLRYRVYANELSVRTSHLDGSHAYFNGATVFLYTEGTRALPHHVTVDAPQGWRTFCALDSEGATFHAPDYDTLVDSPFEVGPHTPLTFTAAGVPHEVVVWGDSVPDAERLCADMQRICEAQARMYEGLPLKRYLFLVYLTDKGRGGLEHQASTALLFPRTGLSSNRGWEDFLTLVAHEYFHLWNIKRVKPRALVPFDYSQENYTTLLWAFEGGTAYYDNLFVRRAGLMSASRYLARLGETLSLLHSTPGRRVQTLTEASLVSWVKHYRPDEHSTNSAISYYLKGEVVCALLDLEVRRATRDARCLDDVMRLLWQRHGDGSGVPEDGVEKAASEVAGVDLTPFFDQAVRSTDDLDYGVFAHVGLELSFRMREAPNDKGGTPPRLKGEPRPKGWLGVTVRGSSTLSTVPEGTPALEAGLYPEDDVVALDGWRVDGAGLIARCEDKRPGDTVRVTLFRRDRLLEVPVVLGQKPADAAWLQRVERPTDAQKAAFQAWLGAPWDETPGPA
- a CDS encoding carboxypeptidase-like regulatory domain-containing protein yields the protein MGRVGGVGMRKQLRTYGWLGLLASVLLTGCDDAPSANRHEDTCAEPLSLRVEVMSSDGAYIQGASVTATNLESNVSITGVTDDRGVTTAINETLAPSPIRVMATAGSHVTPAERVEWTCDGCHCTPVPATVTLHLKD
- a CDS encoding ribonuclease HII; translation: MSAESVQALLECSVTELTGRFVTQAQPLPQGLLEALEADPRQGAQALARKLRSRQEKNRAEGQRLRHLLKFETELWEQGLLKVAGVDEAGMAPLAGPVVAAAAILPRGYKLKGLDDSKKILDPDKREALAEALKRDVVAWAVGRAEVDEIDQINIYHAGLLAMRRAVEGLGLTPDYVLVDARTIPQCPSPQRGIIKGDSLSLSIAAASVLAKTTRDRLMAELDAQYPGYGLAAHKGYPTAQHVQAIQARGVLPIHRRSFGPVREALGLAQPSGPVPMQSELFAATPVPMAKR
- a CDS encoding metallophosphoesterase, which produces MDRTKSLSLAALAALFVGGFASGDALALPRDPYLQKVGPDTATVAFRLASNCSSAQVRYGVGNTTQAARSTATAKIHAVVLTGLSPGTSYTYSVDACGETTPAKTFSTAPVPGTRRVHFAAVGDFGTGGSDQKKVAASMLTNKPELFVALGDNAYASGTETEFQTNLFTPMAALLAQVPMFATPGNHEYVTNEAQPYLDNLYLPTNNAESSERYYSFDWGHVHFVSIDSNCAVGLASASKCTLAAQKAFVEKDLAATKQPWKVVFFHHPSWSSGEHGSQLTMRRQFGPLFEKYGVDLVLTGHDHDYERSKPMLGDAEAGKGEQGIPYLVVGGGGATLRTFATSRPSWSVIRDDAAHGFLDVDVVEGTLTAKLVKTDGGILDTLTLSKTLPAQPEAPRGTLNVAVDSASGTAPHTAAFTATASQSGATVTWDFGDGATAEGTQAQHVFAQAGTYTVTATATVQGAAPLTSTTVVTVTSSGTGTTDPGTGTGEDPGTTPSDPDPRPELPATPTTPGVTPGADDSNGGGGCAAGPSAALIPAAAALVAGLVRRRRRNR
- a CDS encoding RsmB/NOP family class I SAM-dependent RNA methyltransferase yields the protein MSRAQHERARPNPNRPLREDLILQACLEAYGGVRREGRLSDRALEFVLRRKTALYSTERRAVAERVYALLRRQRTVDFLLERSHRKFDALDATRQDVMRLAASRILHGEDPTYVARSSGLTGPDVSVLDRLPDAAAELDALPEAKRFPIAASLPDFLADRFRAVFGKDAARAAEAMNERAPLIVRANTLKGDRAQLQERLAAEDVESTKPTALSPFGLVMETRLNLFSLQDFKDGGFEIQDEGSQLLGMLVDAPPTRVVDACAGAGGKTLQLAAQMKNRGDLHALDVDEGRMEDLRKRARRAGVHNVRTQLIPHEGPDADAALTPLKGLADRVLVDAPCSGTGTFRRKPDARYRLTPEDLEMHVGRQKALLARFAMLVKPGGRLIYGTCSVLREENENVVEDFLSKHPDFSVRPVAEVLGAELGAKLGPGPFLRLAPHTHGTDGFFGAVLVKAK
- a CDS encoding bile acid:sodium symporter family protein, whose translation is MQSSAITEVFLPIALGVIMLGLGLSLTLADFRRVALYPRAALVGLGCQTLLMPGVCYAIATGFGLPPQLAVGLMLLSATPGGATANLFSHLAKGDVALNVSLTAVNSVLSLLTLPLIVNFSLAHFMGEERAIPLQFAKIVQVFGIVLVPISLGMWVRAKRPALAEGLDRPVRIVSALFLVLVVLAATLKERDQLVMYFQSVGLAALAFNLASMAVGFVVPVLLRVERKQAVAIAMEVGIHNGTLAIAIASSPRLLNDGVMAIPAAIYSVIMFFTAGVFGALMARRQAAGATAEALHPRQVP
- a CDS encoding tetratricopeptide repeat protein encodes the protein MAASLPAPPRCTGHPDAAAGWRCEHCEAALCPACVESRRMGTVEYSVCARCGGSASVLLRPRSGRALRSRLLEALRFPFSGPGLQRLMAVSGVLAVLHMLAVGVRILHVLPMTLALGVFWSAFFALVRGAARGDADPEGPGFTSLVQDNLVPGLRGLGVTVGVFLPALARAWHLLPPVSGFSVIVRLLYPLETLWVPDVRGDPLFWGLAGLGLLWLPWALLLAATSQSVRAALNPLRTLGCVRAVGLDAGLVTEVFVLLALVHGGLHWGAAWVVGLELPFASGLIAQVLTCLMPFSAASLLGLVLYVHGDALGYLPARDFLEPTLGDTAPQRTPTALREFPGLPSPDSPEPGAVDAEATRVQQLAELGAAVAARDVAKALALYGVLHVLPRLELSPAHHLFIGQAAAVEGDFPLSVKALEAAADTAPDEPTAPRALVLLARVQGEKLGNAVRAEEIYRYILHRYPDTDAARFAHARLPPAA